One region of Oxalobacteraceae bacterium OTU3CAMAD1 genomic DNA includes:
- a CDS encoding GNAT family N-acetyltransferase — MKEIAIRAATEADFGAMWEIFQQLIASGDTYYFAADTSREDCHAYWFGPGVQSYVALLNGERLVGMYRLIPNQRDRGAHVANASFMVSPAAQGVGVGKLLGGDCLDRARAQGYLAMQFNYVVSSNVAAVLLWKKLGFSIVGTLPRAYYHQYLGYVDVYVMYQLLDDPSHWPDA, encoded by the coding sequence TTGAAAGAAATCGCCATCCGCGCCGCCACGGAAGCCGACTTCGGCGCCATGTGGGAGATTTTCCAGCAGCTCATCGCCAGCGGCGACACCTATTACTTTGCCGCCGACACCAGCCGCGAGGACTGCCACGCCTACTGGTTCGGCCCCGGCGTGCAATCGTATGTCGCGCTGCTCAACGGCGAACGCCTGGTCGGCATGTACCGCCTGATCCCCAACCAGCGCGACCGGGGAGCCCACGTGGCCAACGCTTCGTTCATGGTCAGCCCGGCGGCGCAGGGCGTCGGCGTCGGCAAGCTGCTCGGCGGCGACTGCCTGGACCGCGCCCGCGCCCAGGGCTACCTGGCGATGCAGTTCAACTACGTGGTCAGCTCCAACGTGGCGGCCGTGCTGCTGTGGAAAAAACTCGGCTTTTCCATCGTCGGCACCTTGCCGCGCGCCTATTACCACCAGTATCTGGGCTACGTCGACGTCTACGTCATGTACCAGTTGCTGGACGATCCCTCCCATTGGCCCGACGCCTGA
- a CDS encoding GNAT family N-acetyltransferase produces the protein MNILDTERLRLRTIEVDDAAFYYELVNDPTWLEFIGDKGIRSLDDARAAIIDGPRAMQQRCGHSLWVMERKSDGRALGLCGLIQRDTLPGPDIGYAIRPEFFGRGYTHEAAVAVLAYARGPLGMKRVLGLTDPGNANSIGLLHKLGLSFVENRPLPPNDRPTNIYCIEFPPTPV, from the coding sequence ATGAACATACTGGACACCGAACGCCTGCGCCTGCGCACCATCGAAGTCGACGACGCCGCGTTTTATTATGAACTGGTCAACGACCCGACCTGGCTGGAATTCATCGGCGACAAGGGCATCCGCAGCCTCGACGACGCGCGCGCCGCCATCATCGACGGCCCGCGCGCGATGCAGCAGCGCTGCGGCCATTCGCTGTGGGTGATGGAGCGCAAGAGCGATGGCCGGGCGCTCGGGCTGTGCGGCCTGATCCAGCGCGATACGTTGCCCGGGCCCGATATCGGCTACGCCATCCGCCCCGAGTTCTTCGGCCGGGGCTATACCCATGAGGCGGCTGTCGCCGTGCTGGCTTACGCGCGCGGTCCGCTGGGCATGAAGCGCGTGCTGGGCTTGACCGATCCGGGCAACGCCAATTCGATCGGCCTGTTGCACAAGCTGGGCCTGAGCTTTGTCGAGAACCGGCCGCTGCCGCCCAATGATCGTCCTACCAATATTTACTGCATCGAGTTTCCACCAACACCAGTCTGA